The Bacillus sp. F19 DNA segment TTGCTGCAAGTAATATTAAAAAAGGAGACAATTTTCCCTTCATTTTGCTCACCTCAATAAAAAAGATAAAAAGAATATTCAAACTTATAATAGAAAATTCCTTAAAAATTTTCTTTACCAAGTTTAATATCCTTTTTATCCATTATTAAGAATTCTATATTTTTGTGGAGATATTCCCTCACAACTAACAAACCACCTTGTAAACGATGAAGAATTCTCAAAACCTAATTCCTCACTAATCCTCGACATGGACCATACTGTTGAATTTAATAGATGTTTAGCCTCTTTCAAACGCAGTTCAGATATATAAACTTTTAGGCTTTTCCCGGTTTTTTTCTTAAACCATGCAGAATAATATACTGGATGGTAATGCTCCATTTTTGCTAAAGTTTCTAATCTAATTGGCTCCTTATAATTTTTATGAATATATTCAATAGAAGGGGGTTTAGAGATTTGAAGTTTGTTGGTCACATATCTAGTCAAATCTACTAAGGAGGATATGTTCTCCTGACTCTTCGCCTCTTCCAATAGCAAATAACGGATAGAAGCCCATTGTTTATCCAACTGTATATACATGCTGCTTGTATTCTCTGGTAAATATTGTATTGGAATATCTAAGATTAAAAATTCATTTCTGTCTTTGGATCGGTAGTTATGATCAAACTTTGGAGGAAGATAAAAACAGTAATCTGAGTTAAGATTTATCTCTTGCCACTTCGTTTGTATATCTAAGGTGCCTTGTAATGGAAAAAGAAATTGGCCAAACTCATGTTGGTGAGATTTAAACTCTCTAGAATAGGACCTTTTCTCACAAGTTACTTGGTTGACACTTTCCATTTTACTCCCCCCTTAATCTTACTTTAGATATATTATAATTCTAAACAAAGATCTAAATAAAGAATTTGCAAAAAAAGGGAGCACGAATTGATTTAAATCTTGTTTAGGATTTCTTTTCCGATAACAACTTCAACCCTCTGCTAACCACTATTTGTGATACGGTTCACCGCAACTAATCTAAATGAGGTTAATAAACTTGATTACTATCATATTCTACATCATTTTTATTAGTAAAAAGAATCACTTAAAATCCTTTCCACGTTCTAGCGGATATCTTAATCAATAAAAAATAACAAATGCCAAGACGTTGCCTTGGCATTTGTTTGCTTCTGTTACTTTTTCGGTTCAAGACCGATTGCACGTAAGTAGTCTTCTAATCCTTTATTGCCGTGTTTTTCTTTTGGTTTTTTATTTTTTGGAGCATCAGGTCCTACTCGTAAGAAGTTCTTTTCAATGAAGCGAACATCTATTTCGTCAACAATACCGTCTTGATTTAAGTCTTCTTCCTTATGATCCTTTCCGTAAAAAGCAACCACTTGGATGACATCAGAAATATCAATCATTTTATCGCCATTCACATCTCCCGCAGCAGCTGTAGGCTGTTTTGCCGCAGCGAATACATACCGTCCAATATCCTCGCCCCAAGTCGTTTTTGTACCTAAATTCACTTTTTGAATGCTCTTTAAATGTCCAGGAGCTTCAACAACAATATCGTATGGTTCTTTTGAATACGGGATATTTTTCACACTGAAAAATCCTTGTGCTTGGTCAACTGTTCCTGGATATTTCACTCCGTTAGAATCCTGCGCGTATACTTTTGCTCCAACCTTAGTTAAATCTTTAGTCGATTGACCGCTGAATCCTTCAAGGCGCATATATGAATTAACCCATGAATGCTTTGGAATAATTTTATAGCTGTCAATTTGGTTGAACA contains these protein-coding regions:
- a CDS encoding AraC family transcriptional regulator; translation: MESVNQVTCEKRSYSREFKSHQHEFGQFLFPLQGTLDIQTKWQEINLNSDYCFYLPPKFDHNYRSKDRNEFLILDIPIQYLPENTSSMYIQLDKQWASIRYLLLEEAKSQENISSLVDLTRYVTNKLQISKPPSIEYIHKNYKEPIRLETLAKMEHYHPVYYSAWFKKKTGKSLKVYISELRLKEAKHLLNSTVWSMSRISEELGFENSSSFTRWFVSCEGISPQKYRILNNG